In the genome of Bacteroidota bacterium, the window ATATGTATTTTGTAAAAATCGCATTGGCAACACCAGTTATTATTATATTTATCAGGCAGATCTTTCTAGCTGGAATGAAGCTGATATCTTGAATTCGTTATTATTAATTTCAGGGGAAGAGGCTCAATATCATAATTCTATATTAAAAATTATTGATAGTAAAATCTATCTTACTAGTGATTTTAAATTTAATCAGGCTGACCGATATTATTTATCAGTTATTGAAAATCCAAATGCAAAAGGTTTAAGTTGTAATTTTATTGAAAAATACAAAAAACTGAGTTCAATTAGTAGTTTTAGCTTTGGAGGTGCATATTGGGGATGGCATAGTAGCCAAAGCAGAAATGCAACAATATCAAGATTTTACACATCAGAATTACGCCTGAATACTGCAATACAATTTACTTTGGCAGCAAGTAAAAATGCGGAAAGTTACTTATGGGATTTCGGAGATATTATTTCGGGGACTGATAATTATTCAAGCCAAAAAGAACCTCAACACACCTACTCTAAACCAGGTATATATAAAGTAATTCTTATTACTTCCGAGCAAGGATATTACGATACATCTGCTATGAACATTTGTATTTGCCACAAGCTTGACTATACTCCATTTCCTGATACAAATTATTGCTATACAGACGAGATCGAATTTAATTCAAATAGTCCACAGGCAAAATGTATTTGGTCAACAGGAGAATCTTCTCAAAAGATAACCTTAAAAGATACTGGAATTTATTGGTTGGAACTTGGCAGTAAAGACTGCATAATTCGAGATACATTCAGGATAGAATCAAAACGTGCTAATGCTTTATTTTTTAGGAATAAAGATACTGTGATTTGTGAGGGGCATATTTTGAGACCGGATATTTATCCTCAGAATTGCAGCTTTGATTGGTCAAGTGGTGATACTACATTTACAATTACTCCATGGAATTCAGGGCTTTACAAACTAATTGCTGAAAATAAATTTTGCTACCTATATGATAGCATTAACATTAAAATTGATACTTGTGATTTTACATATTTTGCACCTAACGCTTTTACGCCTAATGGTGATGGAAGAAACGACACATTTCAAATTTTCATTTCAGAAACTTCTAAATTCAATCTAAAGATATTCAATCAATGGGGTGAAAAAATATTTGAAACTAATAATCCAAATCTAGGCTGGGATGGACTTTACAATGGCATGTATTCACCTGTAGGAGTTTATACTTATTACTTCACAGCAATTTACAAAAATGAAACATTAGATTCATCAATGGGAAAAATACACTTAATCAGATAATTTTCAACTCAAATTCCATTAAGCTGATTCCTTAATCTGTATGGAAATTGTAAAATTATTTAGATACATATTTGAATAAAAGTCTTCAATTACTTTTTACTTTCATCCTCAGCATCCTTATTTTCCTCTTTTTGCTTTTCCTTATTCTTTGCAGACTTTGTATCTCCTTTATGCGTTACAACCAATTCTTCTGCATCTTTTACATGATCGACCATAAAGACCTCTCCTTCCTTCACTTCAGATTTCAATAGTTCTTCAGCAATTTTGTCTTCCAAATACTTTTGAATTGCACGTTGTAAAGGTCTGGCTCCATATTTTGGATCATATCCTTTTTGAACCAGAAACTCAATAGCTTCAGCAGTCAGTTCAATTTCAAAATCCATTTCGGCCAATCGACCTTTCAACTCCTGAATTGGATTGCGAATAATTTTTCTTATATCATCTTCAGAGAGCGAATTGAAAATAATCACATCATCAATTCTGTTCAGGAATTCAGGTGAGAAATAACGTTTCAATTCCTTCTCTACAATGCTTCTATTTTGATCATCTGTATTGTCCTTGATGCTAAAACCAACTCCTGATCCAAAATCCTTGACCTGACGAGAACCAATATTGGAGGTAATAATGATGATTGTATTTCTAAAATCAATTTTACGACCCAAACCATCGATAACAAAACCTTCATCAAGAATTTGAAGAAGAATATTGTTAACATCAGAATGTGCTTTCTCTATTTCGTCAAACAATACAACAGAATAGGGTTTGCGTCTTACTTTTTCAGTTAGCTGTCCACCTTCCTCATAACCTACATAGCCTGGAGGCGCTCCTACTAAACGAGATACATTGAATTTTTCCATGTATTCGCTCATATCAATACGAATCAAAGCATCGTCTGCATCAAATAAATAACGCGCTAGTACTTTTCCTAATTCCGTTTTTCCAACACCTGTTGGTCCAAGGAAAATAAATGATCCGATTGGGCGATTGGGATTCTTTAGTCCGGCTCGTGTACGCTGGATGGCTTTGGTTAATTTTTGAATGGCTAAATCCTGACCGATAATTTTTTCCTGAAGCTCAACTTCCATATTCAATAATCGCTTGCCTTCATTGCGTGCAATACGTTTTACAGGAATTCCAGTCATCATAGCAACTACTTCACTTACATGTTCTTCATTAACTGTAAAGCGATGCTTTTTACTTTCTTCTTCCCATTTTTGCTTATGGATTTCCAATTGCTCTATCAGTTTCTTTTCCTGATCTCTTAGCTTGGCGGCTTCTTCGTATTTTTGGCTTTTTACAGCATCATTTTTATTATGCTTGATCTTTTCAATTTGTTCTTCCAGTTCCAAAATTGAGGTGGGTACATGAATATTTGTGATATGAACCCTTGCTCCTGCTTCATCAAGAATATCGATCGCTTTATCGGGTAAATGCCTATCATTGATATATCGATGACTTAGATTTACACAAGCTTTGATGGCATCGGGTGTATAAAAAACATTGTGATGATCTTCATACTTATCTTTAATATTTGAAAGTATCTCTAAGGTTTCATCAACAGAAGGAGGATTGATCAGAACTACTTGAAACCTTCTTTCCAGAGCTCCATCTTTTTCAATATGCTGACGGTATTCATCTAATGTTGTTGCTCCAATACATTGGAGTTCTCCTCTGGCTAAAGCTGGTTTAAACATATTGGATGCATCCAATGAACCAGATGCGCCTCCTGCACCAACAATGGTGTGGAGTTCGTCAATGAATAGAATAACATCGTTGTTATTCTCCAACTCATTTAAAACAGCTTTCATTCTTTCCTCAAATTGGCCGCGGTATTTTGTTCCGGCAACCAAAGAAGCCAAATCAAGTGCTACAATTCTTTTATTGAATAAAACACGACTAACTTTCTTTTGAATAATGCGCAAGGCCAAACCTTCTGTTATAGCGGATTTACCTACTCCGGGTTCACCAATTAAAACCGG includes:
- a CDS encoding ATP-dependent Clp protease ATP-binding subunit → MNAKFSPRVQDVIQYSREEAIRLGHDYIGPEHLLLGLIREGVGKAIKAVNNMDVDILRLKKSLEDVIRNTAEKTDGVSGNIPLTKQAENVLKLTYLEARILKSEVIDTEHLLLSILKDEDNIASQIMHKYSINYENLKEELIDRFYSKADLPSDPEDEDEFPDDSDKPASGEGKSKSSKTKTPVLDNFGRDLTKMAEDGKLDPIVGRETEIERVSQILSRRKKNNPVLIGEPGVGKSAITEGLALRIIQKKVSRVLFNKRIVALDLASLVAGTKYRGQFEERMKAVLNELENNNDVILFIDELHTIVGAGGASGSLDASNMFKPALARGELQCIGATTLDEYRQHIEKDGALERRFQVVLINPPSVDETLEILSNIKDKYEDHHNVFYTPDAIKACVNLSHRYINDRHLPDKAIDILDEAGARVHITNIHVPTSILELEEQIEKIKHNKNDAVKSQKYEEAAKLRDQEKKLIEQLEIHKQKWEEESKKHRFTVNEEHVSEVVAMMTGIPVKRIARNEGKRLLNMEVELQEKIIGQDLAIQKLTKAIQRTRAGLKNPNRPIGSFIFLGPTGVGKTELGKVLARYLFDADDALIRIDMSEYMEKFNVSRLVGAPPGYVGYEEGGQLTEKVRRKPYSVVLFDEIEKAHSDVNNILLQILDEGFVIDGLGRKIDFRNTIIIITSNIGSRQVKDFGSGVGFSIKDNTDDQNRSIVEKELKRYFSPEFLNRIDDVIIFNSLSEDDIRKIIRNPIQELKGRLAEMDFEIELTAEAIEFLVQKGYDPKYGARPLQRAIQKYLEDKIAEELLKSEVKEGEVFMVDHVKDAEELVVTHKGDTKSAKNKEKQKEENKDAEDESKK
- a CDS encoding T9SS type B sorting domain-containing protein; this encodes MVCSTHDSLYSYLIKDDEFTSPLISRLNNSFSALDNHFSFDGSTVAGYTNYGNNDSGGFRLLKFNTYSGYFSDPIHIVLPFTCYVFSTILSPDASKVYVFCKNRIGNTSYYYIYQADLSSWNEADILNSLLLISGEEAQYHNSILKIIDSKIYLTSDFKFNQADRYYLSVIENPNAKGLSCNFIEKYKKLSSISSFSFGGAYWGWHSSQSRNATISRFYTSELRLNTAIQFTLAASKNAESYLWDFGDIISGTDNYSSQKEPQHTYSKPGIYKVILITSEQGYYDTSAMNICICHKLDYTPFPDTNYCYTDEIEFNSNSPQAKCIWSTGESSQKITLKDTGIYWLELGSKDCIIRDTFRIESKRANALFFRNKDTVICEGHILRPDIYPQNCSFDWSSGDTTFTITPWNSGLYKLIAENKFCYLYDSINIKIDTCDFTYFAPNAFTPNGDGRNDTFQIFISETSKFNLKIFNQWGEKIFETNNPNLGWDGLYNGMYSPVGVYTYYFTAIYKNETLDSSMGKIHLIR